In Pseudobdellovibrionaceae bacterium, a single genomic region encodes these proteins:
- a CDS encoding AgmX/PglI C-terminal domain-containing protein: MFKNKRKFKNTFAPSSENDSCLDIVSPSSGSVIEVSTFWKERLLQVYSFPKKGSVYLSNKKDGANFVIAPKEYSAKNKARLLKITNKAVECYPVKSTFSYYSKKGEVPYSALVESSQIVQKSKQTCIILKQGELVRLHSKSSDFQITISYKKPSSSAKAGALISMSLSELSVLALSFVALLFLFLYNTAIEEKAAKTPLEVKKFVSVSFKKNKPTLIKKTVVDSGINKPKKSTAKKKNPKKRIVVKSKPSVVKHKKVSKKGTAFKIKKGKTKASVLGRKSGGLRKKKVDVKSVGILGVFAKSGKQKKIAKLGAGSGGLYGLARSKVKGSGAGNSSDRLATRFGSGLKRSKGGSPNSTVKLGSGIGTYGSPNGLSGGSIDLGSPSKVSISYAGDVGDDFVGGGVDSAGIYRVIQAHKNVIRFCYQKEQDYYPSLGGLVSLYWKINSKGRVVNANIKKLSSSKMRGVGNCIVKNLRSWIFPKTPKGSFQAVEFPFRFKGK; the protein is encoded by the coding sequence ATGTTTAAAAATAAAAGAAAATTTAAAAATACTTTTGCTCCATCTAGTGAAAATGATTCATGTTTAGATATAGTATCTCCTAGCTCAGGTAGTGTTATAGAGGTTTCTACTTTTTGGAAAGAAAGACTACTTCAAGTTTATTCTTTTCCTAAAAAAGGTTCTGTGTATTTGTCTAATAAAAAAGATGGAGCAAATTTTGTAATAGCTCCAAAAGAGTACTCGGCAAAAAACAAAGCAAGATTACTAAAAATAACTAATAAAGCGGTAGAATGTTATCCCGTTAAGTCTACATTTTCTTATTACTCAAAAAAAGGCGAAGTTCCTTATTCCGCTTTGGTAGAATCTTCGCAAATAGTTCAAAAATCGAAACAAACCTGTATTATTTTAAAGCAAGGTGAGTTAGTTCGCCTACATTCTAAATCCAGTGATTTTCAAATTACAATTAGTTACAAAAAGCCATCTTCTTCTGCTAAGGCTGGAGCATTAATTAGTATGAGCTTATCAGAGCTTAGCGTATTGGCACTATCTTTTGTAGCTTTGCTATTTTTGTTTTTATACAATACGGCCATAGAAGAAAAGGCTGCTAAAACTCCTTTAGAAGTTAAAAAATTTGTTAGTGTTAGTTTTAAAAAAAACAAACCCACTCTTATTAAAAAAACAGTAGTGGATTCGGGCATAAACAAGCCTAAAAAAAGTACTGCTAAAAAGAAAAATCCTAAAAAAAGGATTGTTGTTAAATCAAAACCTTCTGTTGTAAAGCACAAAAAAGTTTCTAAAAAAGGGACCGCTTTTAAAATTAAAAAAGGCAAAACTAAAGCCAGTGTTTTGGGTCGTAAATCAGGCGGACTAAGAAAGAAAAAAGTAGATGTTAAATCGGTAGGAATCTTAGGTGTTTTTGCTAAATCAGGTAAGCAGAAAAAAATAGCAAAGTTGGGCGCTGGGTCGGGTGGCCTATATGGTTTAGCTCGATCAAAAGTTAAAGGTTCGGGGGCGGGTAATTCTTCCGACCGTTTGGCTACGCGTTTTGGTTCTGGGTTAAAAAGAAGTAAAGGGGGAAGTCCAAACTCCACAGTAAAATTAGGTTCGGGGATTGGAACTTACGGTTCTCCTAATGGATTGTCTGGAGGGAGTATAGACTTGGGTAGCCCTAGCAAAGTTAGTATTTCTTATGCGGGAGATGTAGGAGATGATTTTGTTGGTGGAGGAGTAGATTCTGCTGGTATTTATCGAGTTATTCAAGCTCATAAAAATGTTATTCGATTTTGCTACCAAAAAGAACAAGATTATTATCCTTCTTTAGGAGGTTTGGTAAGTTTATATTGGAAAATTAATAGCAAAGGGCGAGTAGTAAATGCAAATATTAAAAAATTAAGTTCTTCTAAGATGAGAGGTGTGGGAAATTGCATTGTTAAGAACTTAAGGTCTTGGATTTTTCCAAAGACACCTAAAGGAAGCTTTCAAGCAGTAGAATTTCCATTTAGGTTTAAAGGCAAATAA
- a CDS encoding MotA/TolQ/ExbB proton channel family protein, with amino-acid sequence MTEEVTAAVVGHCSTQVNFIAKHFCEGGIAMYYIAAIGIVSLFLVIERFLSLRALSISRESINTGVFSAILSGNLKSAIAFCDSNPRPLTNTLKAGLIQVLNKRPDEEVQVAMDASVLREIPRVEGWFNFLAVLGNMSVLVGLVGTVVGLIISFGGIALADNSMKAILLSRGISEALNCTAFGLMVAIVAILFHGFFSIRISKETSLILEKSMEVMNLVTSNRDKLKNTMA; translated from the coding sequence ATGACAGAAGAGGTAACAGCAGCAGTAGTAGGTCACTGTAGTACGCAGGTTAATTTCATTGCAAAACATTTTTGCGAAGGTGGAATAGCTATGTACTATATTGCAGCCATCGGCATAGTATCTTTATTTTTAGTTATAGAACGCTTTTTGAGCTTGCGAGCTTTAAGTATTTCTAGAGAAAGTATTAACACAGGGGTTTTTAGTGCAATTTTATCTGGCAATCTTAAGTCTGCCATTGCTTTTTGCGACAGCAACCCAAGGCCTTTAACAAATACTTTAAAAGCGGGTTTAATTCAGGTTTTAAATAAACGACCTGACGAAGAAGTGCAAGTGGCTATGGACGCCAGTGTGTTACGCGAAATTCCTAGAGTAGAGGGGTGGTTTAATTTCTTAGCCGTATTGGGTAACATGTCAGTGTTAGTAGGTTTGGTGGGAACTGTTGTGGGACTAATTATATCTTTTGGAGGTATAGCCCTAGCCGATAATTCTATGAAAGCTATTTTACTTTCTCGAGGAATTTCAGAAGCCTTAAACTGTACAGCCTTTGGATTGATGGTTGCCATTGTTGCTATTTTATTTCATGGATTTTTTAGTATTAGAATTTCTAAAGAAACCAGTTTAATATTAGAAAAAAGTATGGAAGTTATGAATTTAGTAACTTCTAACAGAGATAAACTAAAAAACACAATGGCCTAG
- a CDS encoding biopolymer transporter ExbD — protein MDIQSHIRSNNINGELNIVPFIDLLSVLIIFLLFTSVWSQLSMIELGSSIHGKQTESNAKNIKNKSSLSLSVLKKGYLLRFSGKSIFISKKNGEYDSVRLKSLLKNYKKKFPKQVTVAISMPNQLEYRFLVEAMDYLLSENLSNLTISAEAF, from the coding sequence ATGGATATTCAATCACATATTCGATCTAATAATATTAATGGGGAACTAAACATTGTTCCTTTCATTGATTTATTAAGTGTTTTAATTATTTTTTTATTGTTTACTTCTGTATGGTCTCAACTATCTATGATAGAGCTAGGCAGCTCTATTCATGGTAAACAAACAGAAAGCAACGCTAAGAATATAAAAAATAAATCCAGTTTAAGTTTGTCGGTTTTAAAAAAAGGATATTTATTACGCTTTTCTGGAAAAAGCATATTTATTTCTAAAAAAAATGGAGAATACGATAGTGTAAGGTTAAAATCTTTATTAAAAAACTATAAAAAGAAATTTCCAAAACAAGTAACGGTAGCGATTAGTATGCCTAATCAATTAGAATATCGATTTTTGGTAGAAGCTATGGATTACTTGTTATCAGAAAACTTATCTAACCTAACTATTTCTGCCGAAGCATTTTAA
- a CDS encoding LPS export ABC transporter periplasmic protein LptC, whose amino-acid sequence MWSIFYLLEERKNSWNIVIKQITHDKVITSIEGFSAFRKYKTYLVSVLAKTAIENDSNENRRWVLKDITLTVKWIAKSKALKPKVLILKSQSAIFDKSIGLLRFTDTAYISFSKYNVEVQDLQYDFKTSQLFSNTKVAIKSNTFYITSKGLKLNLTPLQIKLFSKVKLQFTNQLSGSSITSEKLSYNFKDHFVFNKQVKIIHKAYKSFSNQLIFNNSKEQLQYALKGNVSIFIGGHNFKGQMILFNPIDQSIEIKKGKIQVDESLNF is encoded by the coding sequence TTGTGGAGTATTTTTTATTTACTAGAAGAGCGAAAAAACTCTTGGAATATTGTTATTAAACAAATAACTCACGACAAAGTAATTACATCTATCGAAGGCTTTAGTGCCTTTAGAAAGTACAAAACATATTTAGTGTCGGTGTTGGCAAAAACAGCTATAGAGAATGATAGTAATGAAAACAGGCGCTGGGTATTAAAAGATATTACATTAACTGTAAAGTGGATTGCAAAATCTAAAGCCTTAAAGCCTAAAGTGTTAATTTTAAAATCGCAATCTGCAATTTTTGATAAAAGCATAGGCTTACTAAGATTTACGGATACGGCTTATATCAGTTTTTCTAAATACAATGTAGAAGTACAAGATTTGCAATATGACTTTAAAACTTCGCAGTTATTTAGCAACACAAAGGTGGCAATTAAAAGTAATACTTTTTACATTACATCTAAAGGTTTAAAACTTAATTTAACCCCTTTACAAATAAAATTATTTTCAAAAGTAAAGTTGCAATTTACCAATCAACTTTCCGGAAGCAGTATTACATCAGAAAAGCTAAGTTATAATTTTAAAGATCATTTTGTATTTAATAAACAAGTAAAAATTATTCATAAAGCTTATAAAAGTTTTTCTAATCAATTAATTTTTAATAATTCTAAAGAACAACTACAATATGCCTTAAAGGGAAATGTATCTATATTTATTGGAGGGCATAACTTTAAGGGGCAAATGATTTTATTTAACCCAATAGACCAAAGTATAGAAATTAAAAAAGGAAAAATTCAAGTAGATGAAAGTTTAAATTTTTAA
- the lptB gene encoding LPS export ABC transporter ATP-binding protein, with translation MFTLKVQNISKSIKKINILSDISFKLESGKILGLLGPNGSGKTTSFYSALGLISIDAGQILLNDEDITHIPFYKRAKKGLIYLPQEPSVFAELSVKDNLKIVLESKKLSRIETHEKLEGLLKEFGLLASIGKKAYQLSGGERRRLEIARCLALDPKFLFLDEPFAGLDPVVILEIKSFLENIRTKGVGILITDHNVQETLKICDSVVVLRNGKVIASGLVEDVAKIEEVKEFYLGSNFRL, from the coding sequence GTGTTTACTTTAAAAGTACAAAATATATCTAAATCTATAAAAAAAATTAATATTCTTTCTGACATATCTTTTAAATTAGAAAGTGGAAAAATATTAGGTCTGTTAGGGCCCAACGGGTCTGGAAAAACCACTTCATTTTATTCGGCACTAGGCTTAATCTCCATAGATGCTGGGCAGATTTTATTAAATGACGAAGACATCACTCATATTCCTTTTTACAAAAGAGCAAAAAAAGGTTTAATTTATTTGCCTCAAGAACCCAGTGTTTTTGCCGAGTTAAGCGTTAAAGATAATTTAAAAATTGTTTTAGAGTCTAAAAAGCTGTCTCGCATTGAAACACACGAAAAATTAGAAGGCCTTTTAAAGGAATTTGGTTTATTAGCTAGCATAGGCAAGAAAGCTTACCAATTGTCGGGGGGAGAGCGTCGTAGGCTTGAAATTGCACGGTGTTTAGCTTTGGACCCTAAATTCTTATTTTTAGATGAGCCTTTTGCTGGACTAGACCCTGTGGTGATTTTAGAAATTAAAAGTTTTTTAGAAAATATCCGAACTAAAGGTGTAGGGATTCTTATTACGGACCATAATGTACAAGAGACGCTTAAAATATGTGACTCTGTTGTAGTGTTAAGAAACGGAAAAGTAATTGCCTCGGGCTTAGTAGAAGATGTTGCAAAAATAGAAGAGGTAAAGGAATTTTACTTAGGATCTAATTTTCGCCTATAA
- the rpoN gene encoding RNA polymerase factor sigma-54 translates to MKLSQQLKMSPQLQQAIKLLQVSRLELASSIQNELVNNPLLEEMVETIDPEEASRKKESVESDSNLEELGDVSDFETGANSDLDWRKLNKSVLALSMQGKDDLNYEQILSKSVSLAEHLEWQVQVSILDKEQKELAYLLIDSIDDDGYLSTALEEISKSSDVDLEDLEEVLLHIQEMDPPGVGARNLQESLILQAKHHQEDTPDILNIINNHFSDLEKKDFKAIAQALNYDVKLTKELCEIILNFSPQPGQAFTVTSAGTYVSPDIYIAKNAEEYVIFLNQEGLPSLQISPSYKDWKNDKKMKSYVDEKFKSAVWIIRSLYQRQKTIYRVTECILKRQLDFFEKGPEYLKPMILKDVSQEIDVHESTVSRVVSNKYVHTPRGLLSLKYFFNSAVACTDGKLISSASVKTKIKKIIAKEDPARPFSDQKLTKYLETEGIQVARRTVAKYRELLKISPASKRKKSA, encoded by the coding sequence ATGAAGTTGTCCCAACAACTTAAAATGAGCCCACAGTTGCAGCAAGCCATTAAGTTACTACAAGTATCTAGGTTAGAGCTAGCTTCTTCTATTCAAAATGAATTAGTAAATAACCCTTTATTAGAAGAAATGGTAGAAACCATTGACCCCGAAGAGGCAAGTAGAAAAAAAGAAAGTGTAGAGTCGGATTCTAATTTAGAAGAGTTAGGTGATGTTTCTGATTTTGAAACTGGAGCAAACTCTGATTTAGATTGGAGAAAACTAAACAAATCGGTTTTAGCTTTGTCTATGCAAGGAAAAGATGACTTAAATTATGAGCAAATATTAAGTAAGTCAGTTAGTTTGGCAGAACATTTAGAGTGGCAGGTGCAGGTATCTATATTAGATAAGGAGCAAAAAGAATTAGCTTATTTATTAATAGACTCTATTGATGATGATGGATACTTAAGTACGGCTTTAGAAGAAATATCTAAAAGCAGTGATGTAGATTTAGAAGATCTAGAAGAAGTGCTGCTACATATTCAAGAAATGGACCCTCCTGGAGTGGGAGCAAGAAACTTGCAAGAAAGTTTAATTTTACAAGCGAAACATCATCAAGAAGATACTCCAGATATTTTAAATATTATTAACAATCACTTTTCTGATTTAGAAAAAAAAGATTTTAAAGCCATAGCGCAAGCATTAAACTATGATGTTAAATTAACTAAAGAGCTGTGTGAAATTATTTTAAATTTTTCGCCACAGCCAGGACAGGCCTTTACTGTTACCTCGGCAGGGACTTATGTTAGTCCAGATATTTATATTGCTAAAAATGCAGAAGAGTATGTGATTTTTTTAAACCAAGAGGGGTTGCCCAGTTTGCAAATTTCTCCTTCCTATAAGGATTGGAAAAATGATAAAAAAATGAAGTCGTATGTAGACGAAAAATTTAAGTCAGCAGTTTGGATTATTCGCTCGTTATACCAGCGACAAAAAACTATATATAGAGTAACCGAATGCATTTTAAAAAGACAGTTAGATTTTTTTGAAAAAGGACCAGAATATTTAAAGCCTATGATTTTAAAAGATGTATCTCAAGAAATTGATGTACATGAATCTACAGTAAGTCGTGTTGTAAGTAATAAGTATGTGCATACTCCAAGGGGCTTATTATCTTTAAAATATTTTTTTAATTCTGCAGTAGCTTGTACTGATGGTAAATTAATTTCTAGTGCTTCGGTAAAAACAAAAATTAAAAAAATCATTGCTAAAGAAGATCCTGCGCGACCTTTTTCTGATCAAAAGTTAACTAAATATTTAGAAACAGAGGGTATTCAAGTAGCGCGAAGAACTGTTGCTAAATATAGAGAGCTATTAAAAATTTCACCGGCCTCTAAAAGAAAGAAAAGTGCTTAA
- a CDS encoding N-acetylmuramoyl-L-alanine amidase, giving the protein MDAHFIILHYTACSLKEALNIFLDPKAKVSAHFIIDTDGTIYNCVPVNKIAWHSGKSRFCDHKGKKWESFNDFSIGIELVNFNGNLLPYSKLQYQSLFMLVKHLQKKHPLLNDPDHILGHEHIAGFRGKADPGYLFDWKQLFSTCYSKQSSFPREAVISSSLLEKYTKQLVLKKDTDINFKNLNLVLEKDILENKK; this is encoded by the coding sequence ATGGATGCACACTTTATAATTCTTCATTATACGGCTTGTTCGTTAAAGGAAGCCTTAAATATTTTTTTAGATCCTAAAGCAAAAGTTTCTGCACATTTCATTATTGACACAGATGGAACAATCTATAACTGTGTTCCTGTTAATAAAATAGCTTGGCACTCTGGAAAAAGCCGCTTTTGTGATCATAAGGGTAAGAAGTGGGAAAGCTTTAATGATTTTTCTATTGGTATTGAGCTGGTTAATTTTAATGGAAATTTGCTACCTTACTCAAAGTTACAGTATCAAAGCTTATTTATGCTAGTTAAACATTTACAAAAAAAACACCCTCTATTAAATGATCCCGACCACATATTAGGGCATGAACATATTGCTGGCTTTCGAGGAAAAGCAGACCCAGGTTATTTGTTTGATTGGAAGCAGTTATTTTCTACCTGCTATTCAAAGCAATCAAGCTTTCCTAGAGAGGCTGTTATCAGTAGTAGTTTGTTAGAAAAATATACAAAGCAGTTAGTTTTAAAAAAAGATACAGATATTAATTTTAAAAATTTAAATTTGGTTTTAGAAAAAGATATTTTGGAAAACAAAAAATAA
- a CDS encoding RluA family pseudouridine synthase gives MAQTKEIIVSVKDTDVGLRLDVFISNLPEIDSRTLSQKIIKNDSVVHQQTKKVLKTAYTVKKNDILIVQIPLQQKETHLQPWNADIDIIFEDEHLAVINKASGIAVHPSIGHQKHTLVNLLLHHCHSLSMGFNEERPGIVHRIDLQTSGLLVIAKNNKSHAFLAEQFKNKTTHRKYWALVFGQAYPPQGSIISWLKRDPRNRKKFASITKNIKNSMAVVSNDSPLVTSLIQTDKEQSTLKNKKTNAKQAITHYKMLKEHACGVSLVECQLQTGRTHQIRVHMSEKGNSILGDTLYGRSNRWKSVADIPMQNLIKNLDRLALCAYELGFVHPVSKKELRFKIGVPENLKDLMKALEFCNLVE, from the coding sequence ATGGCACAAACAAAAGAAATTATCGTAAGCGTAAAAGATACAGATGTTGGGTTACGACTAGATGTTTTTATTAGCAATTTACCCGAAATAGACTCTAGAACTTTGTCACAAAAAATAATAAAAAATGACTCTGTGGTGCATCAACAAACCAAAAAAGTATTAAAAACTGCATATACTGTTAAAAAAAACGACATCCTTATTGTTCAAATACCTCTACAACAAAAAGAAACCCACTTGCAACCTTGGAATGCTGACATAGATATAATTTTTGAAGACGAACATCTCGCGGTAATTAATAAAGCCTCTGGAATTGCTGTGCACCCCTCCATAGGACATCAAAAACACACTTTAGTTAATTTATTACTACACCACTGCCATTCTTTATCCATGGGTTTTAATGAAGAGCGGCCCGGTATTGTTCACCGTATTGATTTACAAACTAGTGGTTTATTAGTGATTGCAAAAAATAATAAAAGCCATGCTTTTTTAGCCGAGCAATTTAAAAATAAAACCACTCATAGAAAGTACTGGGCTTTAGTTTTTGGTCAAGCCTACCCTCCTCAAGGCAGTATTATTAGCTGGTTAAAACGAGACCCTAGAAACCGAAAAAAATTTGCTAGCATTACTAAAAATATTAAAAACAGTATGGCGGTAGTTTCTAATGATTCACCCCTAGTAACCTCTTTAATCCAGACCGATAAAGAACAAAGCACACTAAAGAATAAAAAGACTAATGCTAAGCAAGCCATTACTCATTACAAAATGCTAAAAGAACATGCTTGTGGAGTTAGTTTAGTGGAGTGTCAATTGCAAACAGGCCGCACTCATCAAATTAGAGTGCATATGTCAGAAAAGGGAAACTCTATATTGGGTGATACTTTGTACGGAAGGTCTAATCGATGGAAGTCTGTTGCAGATATACCTATGCAAAATTTAATAAAAAATTTAGACAGGCTGGCTTTGTGCGCTTACGAACTAGGCTTTGTCCACCCTGTAAGCAAAAAAGAACTACGGTTTAAAATAGGTGTTCCAGAAAATTTAAAAGACTTAATGAAAGCTTTGGAATTTTGTAACTTAGTAGAATAA
- the tsaB gene encoding tRNA (adenosine(37)-N6)-threonylcarbamoyltransferase complex dimerization subunit type 1 TsaB: MLLLSVDTSSSYGSLSIVQVEKNTYHCLSHKQWISNKEQKYSHSEVITVFFQEALKEAKVTLNQLQLIICGVGPGSFTGIRVSANFVKSLSFSLNIPLVAVSSLESLAQKNKSDLAKKQELKTEKNPSKKTALPLTPNQPKEALLPLIHAFSKKIYLAAYTVFDFKSILKKQVVNYNELETLLSLHNIELWHVSGDAYPLFQQYFSNTFKKKLKIYPKITHPCSLTMVELFLQSSEKQKNTLNWKNLLPLYIRSSSAEELLHSKK, encoded by the coding sequence ATGCTTTTATTATCTGTAGATACCAGTTCTTCTTATGGCAGCCTTAGCATTGTGCAAGTGGAAAAAAATACTTATCACTGTTTGTCACACAAACAATGGATAAGTAATAAAGAACAAAAATATTCACACTCCGAAGTTATTACCGTCTTCTTTCAAGAGGCCCTAAAAGAAGCAAAAGTAACTTTAAATCAGTTGCAATTAATTATTTGTGGTGTTGGGCCTGGCAGCTTTACTGGCATTAGAGTAAGTGCTAATTTTGTAAAAAGCCTGTCTTTTAGTTTAAATATTCCTTTGGTTGCAGTTAGTTCTTTAGAAAGTTTAGCACAAAAAAATAAAAGCGACCTTGCTAAAAAACAAGAATTAAAAACAGAAAAAAATCCCTCCAAAAAAACAGCACTTCCCTTAACTCCAAATCAACCCAAAGAAGCTTTGCTTCCCTTAATTCACGCTTTTAGCAAAAAAATATATTTAGCTGCCTATACAGTTTTTGATTTTAAGTCTATTTTAAAAAAACAAGTCGTTAATTATAATGAGCTAGAAACACTGCTAAGTTTACATAATATAGAGCTTTGGCATGTTTCAGGAGACGCCTACCCTTTATTTCAACAGTATTTTTCTAATACTTTTAAAAAAAAGCTAAAAATTTATCCTAAAATTACCCACCCTTGCTCTTTAACTATGGTAGAGTTATTTTTACAAAGCTCTGAAAAACAAAAAAATACACTAAACTGGAAAAATCTATTACCCTTGTATATTAGAAGCTCCTCTGCAGAAGAGCTTTTACATAGTAAAAAATAA
- the rseP gene encoding RIP metalloprotease RseP produces the protein MDIIINSVVGLFSSIGPFILLLGVLIFIHEFGHFIVAKFCGVKIEVFSLGFGKKILQYTKGDTCYCLSLIPLGGYVKMYGEAPGTEIPESSKHLAFTHKNVYQRIAIVLAGPLMNLFLAAFLFSGLGYFGEQVPAANLGDVPHQSAAYKAGFRSGDKVLSLNQKKVSNFLEIRQYIEHHPKQAITAVIKRQNSFKKEIIFTPTEVQNPNPVAEKEKVGLLKGVHFTAQSPIIWVKKTSPLFTLINSAKTKKNPLHIIKIVAINEKPIKYLWELKQELVTLILSNTKNISLKTERGVAAFNLQLPPVPSRLLIKKTSLLSAIAKKTARNKINTENIFNALQVTPCSLCLGLVSANSPAQKAGLKATDKLFSINNIALNRWEDAPKIIKSFKKGQKPLSVQFIRGNQLKHTTISPKATKINLPTGETETRFMVGIAPLLELNINFTSRKVTGLWNVISYGWSESMRWTKLTMLSVARMFQNKVSSKNLAGVLSIGKMAKDSLEVGWYAFFRLMAIISINLFLLNLMPIPVLDGGHLFIYIIEVIRGGKKISLRKIEIAQGVGFVLLMSLMLYALFNDVMRFL, from the coding sequence ATGGATATTATTATTAATAGCGTTGTCGGTTTGTTTTCTAGCATTGGCCCTTTTATTTTACTTTTAGGGGTTTTAATTTTTATTCACGAATTTGGTCACTTTATTGTGGCTAAATTTTGTGGTGTTAAAATAGAAGTTTTTAGTCTTGGCTTTGGTAAAAAGATTTTACAATATACCAAAGGCGACACTTGTTACTGCCTATCGCTTATCCCCTTAGGTGGTTATGTAAAAATGTATGGCGAAGCTCCTGGAACAGAAATACCAGAAAGCAGTAAGCATCTTGCTTTTACTCACAAAAATGTTTATCAAAGAATTGCCATTGTACTAGCTGGCCCTTTAATGAATTTATTTTTAGCCGCTTTTCTTTTTTCAGGCTTAGGCTATTTTGGCGAACAAGTGCCTGCCGCTAATTTAGGCGATGTGCCACACCAGTCTGCCGCCTATAAAGCCGGTTTTCGATCTGGAGATAAAGTTTTATCTTTAAATCAAAAAAAAGTATCTAACTTTTTAGAAATTAGACAATATATAGAACACCACCCTAAACAAGCTATCACCGCTGTCATTAAGCGCCAAAACTCTTTTAAAAAAGAAATTATTTTTACCCCCACAGAAGTTCAAAACCCCAACCCCGTAGCGGAAAAAGAAAAAGTGGGTTTATTAAAGGGGGTACACTTTACTGCACAAAGCCCTATTATATGGGTAAAAAAAACCTCCCCCCTATTTACTTTAATAAACTCTGCAAAAACGAAAAAAAACCCACTACACATTATAAAAATAGTTGCCATTAATGAAAAGCCGATTAAATATTTATGGGAGTTAAAACAAGAATTAGTAACTCTAATACTTAGCAACACAAAAAATATTAGCTTAAAAACAGAAAGAGGCGTTGCCGCTTTTAATTTACAATTACCACCTGTACCAAGCAGGCTTTTAATAAAAAAAACATCTTTGCTAAGTGCTATTGCTAAAAAAACTGCACGAAATAAAATTAATACCGAAAACATTTTTAACGCATTACAAGTGACTCCCTGCTCCTTATGCTTAGGTTTAGTTAGTGCAAATAGCCCCGCTCAAAAAGCCGGATTAAAAGCCACTGATAAATTATTTAGTATCAACAACATAGCGTTAAATCGCTGGGAAGATGCTCCAAAAATAATTAAATCCTTTAAAAAAGGACAAAAGCCTTTATCTGTACAGTTTATTAGAGGTAATCAATTAAAACACACCACGATTAGCCCTAAGGCAACAAAAATAAATTTGCCCACGGGAGAAACAGAAACTCGATTTATGGTGGGCATTGCTCCCCTGCTAGAGCTAAATATAAACTTCACCTCTAGAAAAGTAACTGGTTTATGGAATGTTATTAGTTATGGTTGGTCGGAATCCATGCGGTGGACCAAGCTAACTATGTTAAGCGTAGCTCGTATGTTTCAAAATAAAGTGTCTTCAAAAAACTTAGCCGGAGTTTTAAGCATTGGTAAAATGGCAAAAGATTCTTTAGAGGTGGGCTGGTATGCCTTTTTTAGATTAATGGCTATTATTTCTATTAACTTGTTTTTATTAAACTTAATGCCTATCCCCGTATTAGATGGTGGACACCTGTTTATTTATATAATAGAGGTTATTCGTGGAGGCAAAAAAATAAGCTTGCGTAAAATAGAGATTGCTCAAGGGGTTGGCTTTGTATTACTAATGAGTTTAATGCTTTATGCTTTATTCAATGATGTTATGCGCTTTTTATAA